In Microbacterium sp. ABRD28, the genomic stretch CTCGCTGGAGGTGCCGCCGTCGGCATTCCAGACGTCGATGGTCTGGCCGTTCTTGACCAGCGGACCGAAACGCTCGCCGAGGCCATAGACCGTCTCGCCCACCCCCAGGTCGAGCTGCTCGTGGACGAAGACCCGCTCGGGCGGCACGCCGGTCTCGGCGCGGGCGTTCCCCACGATGCCGTGCTCGACGGCGGCCTCGGCGCCCAGGCGCACGAAGGCCTGCGCCTTGTGTCCGCTGCCGGTCACCCGCACGCCGTCGACCTCGAACGACAGCGCCCACGGCGCTCCCGGAGCGATCCGCGCGGTGAGCGCGCCGCTGGTCAGTGTGCCGGCGCCGGCATCGGCGACCCCCGCACCGGTTCCTCGCTCGCCCGCGCCCGGCAGGGCGAACCCTCCATGCCACCGGCCGCCGATGTGGTGGGCGATCCGCACCCGGATGACACCCTCGATCGGCGAGGAGATGGTCGTGGTGAGGGTGGTGCGGTTCAGCACGTCGCCGCGGCGGGCGATCACCTGGGTGGGCGCGGTGATCTCGAGCGCAACGCCGTCGACACCGTCATCCGTCTGCCGGATGTCGTACGCCTCCGCGGCGTAGAGCGCGGTGACGCCGGGGCGCAGCTGCCAGAACCCGTCGGTGAACTTCATTACTTGACTGCTCCTGCCGTGATGCCCCTGGTGAGGGTGCGCTGGAAGATGAGGAAGAAGAGGAGGGTGGGGATGAGGCCGAGGAGAGCCGACGCGCTGGTGGTCGTGACATCCATCAGCCGCTCCCCCTGAAGGAGGCTGATCGCGACCGGCACCGTCTGGTTCTCGTTGGAGACGAGGAAGGTGAGGGGGATCAGGAACTCGTTCCAGGTCCAGATGATGAAGAAGATCAGCAGCACCGAGAGCGTCGGACGACTGATCGGGAAGATCACCCGCCACAGGATCTGCCACCGGCTCGCCCCGTCGATCGCGGCGGCCTCGAGCACCTCCTTGGGGAAGGTGCCGTAGACGGCCGAGAGCAGGTAGGTGCCGAAGGCCGCCTGGATGACGGTGAAGACGATGATCACCGACCACACGTTGTTGTACAGCCCGACCTCTCGGAACATGTAGTACAGCGGGTAGAGCAGCGCCTCCTGCGGGAGCAGGTTGGCCAGCAGGAACAGCAGCACGATCCAGGAGCGGCCGCGGATGCGTCCGATCCCGATCGCGAACGCGTTCAGCACCGAGATCAGCACCGCGAGGATCGCGACGGTGCCCGAGATGAACACCGAGTTCCAGACCTTCTGGGGGAAGTTGACCCGCTCCCAGAACGCGGCGATCCCGTCGAGGTAGATCGCCGAGGGAAGCGCGAGCGGACCACCCGTGGAGTAGTCGGCGGGCGATTTGAACGAGTTGATGAGGATCAGGTAGAACGGTGCGGCGATGAGGATCGCAGCGACGATCGCGAAGGCGAGCATCAGCCAGTCGACACCGTTCTTACGGGTCATTCCACCGCGCGCCTTCGGCGGACGATTCGAACGGCGCCCTGTCTTCGGGGCCGTCGTCACGGCGAGGGTCGTGGCCATCACAGTCCCGCCCTTTCTTTGCGCTCCGCGGCGTTCTGCGCACGGATGAAGAGGATCGACACGACCGCGATCACGACCGTCAGCGCGGTCGCGATGGTCGCGCCGTAGCCGACCTGCTGCGACTGGAAGAACTCGCTGTAGGCGTAGTACGCCGGCACGATGGTCGAGTCGCCGGGGCCGCCGCGGGTGAGCACGTAGACGGGGCCGAAGACTTTCAACGCCGCGATCGTGCAGGTGAGGGTGACGACGTAGATCTCGGGGCGGATGATGCTGACGGTGATCGCCCGGAACCGCTGGAACCAGTTGGCACCATCGAGCTCGGCGGCCTCGTAGAGCTCGGGGTCGACCCGCTGGAGCGCGGCCATGAAGACCACGACGGGGTAGCCGATCTGGATCCAGACGAGCACCACCATGATGCTGCCGAGCGCGGTGTCGGGAGACCCGAGCCAGTTCTGGGCGAGGAAGCCGAGGCCGATGCTCTCGAGGATGGTGTTCAACGCACCGTCCTGCGGGCGGAGGATCCAGCCGATCACGATGCCGGCGATCGCCGCGGGGAGGATCTGAGGGAGGTAATAGGTGGCGCGCAGGAAGCTCGCGAGGCGCCCGCCGTACTTGCGGCCGATCACATCGAAGAGCAGGGCTGCGAGCACGAGGCCGATGAGGGTCGGGAAGATGACCATCGCCACGATCATCCAGATGCTGTTGACGAACGAGGTCCAGAAGGTCGCGTCGCCGAAGAGCTCGATCCAGTTCTCGAGGCCGATGAACTCGGGCGGACGGATGCCGCGCCAGTCGGTGAAGCTGAGGTAGATGTTCCATACCAGCGGCACCACGACGATGACGGTGACCAGCACCAGACCCGGCATGAGGTACAGCCAGTAGCCGGCGGTGCCACCGCCCCGCCGTTGCGGGATCAGCGGCTCCTCGGGAGGGAGCTTGGTCCGCGGAGCGCGGACGAAGGGGACAGCGGACATCGCGGGGACTCCTGGGGTAGGCCGGGGTGGGAGCCGGGGCGCCGCCGCGTGGCTGACGGCGCCCCGGCCGGTTCGATCAGCGGAAGTCCGCCACGTAGGAGTCGTACTCCTCGCCGAGCGACTGCTGGACCTCGGCGGGCGTCTTCGTGCCGTTGACGAGCTCCTGGAGCTCGGCCACGAGGGCGTCGTAGAAGGTGGGGGTCGGCCAGTCGGGATAGAACGACAGCCCGTCGGCCTCGTTGACGGCGTTGAAGGCCTGGATCAGCTCGAGGCTCTTCTCGTCGGTGATGTCGGCCTCATCGGCGGCGACGGGGAGCCCGCCGTTGTTGCCGATGAGCGCCTGCACCTCGGGGCGCATCGTGATGTCGATGAACTCGTAGGCGAGATCCTTGTTGGCGGCGCGCTCGGGGACGACCCAGATGTTGCCCGACGAGCCGAGGCTGAGGTCGCTCCCCGGGAACGGGAAGACGCCGAACTCGAAGTCGGTGATCTCATCGACCAAGCGGCCGTACCACCAGCTGCCCGAGACGAAGATCGGCGAAGTGCCGTTGATGAACGACAGTCCCGCGTCCTCGGCGGCGATGCCGGTCACGTCAGGCGAGAAATAGCCCGCGTCGAGGTACTCCTTCACCGTCTCGGTGGCGTAGGTGATCTCCTCGCCGCTCCAATCGACCGGGTTCTCGTACAGCTGGTAGTCGTTGACCCACTGGCGGTCGGCCTGGCTGAGCGCCAGCTGATACCAGAGCTGCCCGAGCGGGTATTCCAGTCCGCCCTCGGCGAGGGGCGTGACGCCCTGCGCGACGAAGGCGTCGAGCACCGCGATGAACTCGTCGTAGGTCGTCGGTACTTCGAGGCCGGCTTCGGCGAAGGCATCCTTGTTGTAGTAGACCGTGACGAACTCGCCGTAGTTGGGCACCCCGTACCAGGCGCCCGAGCCCATCACGCCCTCGTCGGTGTAGCGCGCGGTGGTCTGCAGCGCCGGGGCGAGCTGGTCGTCCCAGCCGTACTCCTCGACCGCCTCGGTGATGTCGGTGATGAGTCCCTGGCTCGCCAGGAACCCGGCCGTGGCGTTGCCCTTGTTGAACTCCATGAGGTCGGGCGCCTCGTCGGAGTTCAGCACCTGGCTGGCGGTGGAGCGGATCTGCTCGAAGCTGCGCTCCTCGAATTCGACCGTGGCCCCGGTCTCCTCTTCGAAGATGCGGATCGCCTCGTCCCAGGCGATGCCCATGGCGCTGTTCTCGCCCTCGTAGTGCCAGAGGGTCAGGGTGTCGTCGGATTCGCCACCCGATCCGCCGGCGCAGGCGGAGAGCACGAGTGCGGTGGCGACGAGCGCCCCTCCGGCCGTGGCCGCCCGCGCGGTCGTCTTACGTGTGATGCGTGCCATCGGTGGCACTCCTTTCTCGGTGACCTTCGTCGGCCGGGTTTTCACGTGTGCAGGTGGTGCGGTGGGTCTTGTCGAAGCGCTTCGATGATGCGCGAGCGGATAGGGCGGGAGGCTCCGGGGTCAGGCGACGGCGGAACCGGCCACGGCCGCTGACGGGGCGTCGGGAACCCGCGCGAGCGAGCCGTGGTCGAGATAGGCGGGTGGAATCAAGCGGATGCCGGGGGCCGGGCGGTCCCCGTCGAAGAACGTCAGGGCGAGGTCGACGGCGAGGTCGCACGAGGCCTGCGGGACGAGCGGGAGCGCGTCGAGGGGACGCGGGAGCGCGGAAGTGTCGAAGGTCGGCGCGACCGAGATGACCGAGATGTCGTCGGGAACACGCAGCCCGCGGCCGGCGAGTTCGGCGAGCACCGCCCGGTGCGACTCCTCGGGGCAGTGCAGCACGAGGGCGGTGACCCCGGCGTCGAGGAGCTCCCCGGTCGCCGCGCGCACGGTCGCGTCGGTGGCGTACTCGTGCCCCGTGGCGCGGAACTCGGCGGCGACGCCGAACATCCCGGCCGCAGCGAGGAACTCGTCGCGCACCCGCGGGGGGAAGTTCGATCGCGAGTACGTCACCTCAGGCTGTCCGACGAGCCCGATGCGCGCGTGGCCGGTCCGCGCGATCCTCGCCACCGCTTCTCTCGTGGCGGCCTTGAAATCGAGGTCGACGCAGACGAGACCTTCGTTGTCGTTCGGCACGCCGATGAAGACGGTGGGCGTATCGATCTCCCGCGCGAGTGCGACACGCGGGTCGTCAGGGGCGACGTCGAGCACCAGGATCGCGTCGACCAGGCGGTTGGAGGCGACCCGGCGCATGCCGGCCTGAGCGTCCTCGTCGGTCAGGAGAAGGACGTCGTAGTCGTTGCGGCGCGCGGCCACCGCGGTCGCGAGGACGAAAGCCATGTGGGTCGGCGCGTGCGTGTCTTTCCGCAGCGGCTCGGTCAGCGCGAAGATGCGCGTGCGGCGCCCGGCCAGCATGCGGGCACCGGCGTTCGGGCTGTACCCCAGACGCTGCACGGCCTCCTCGATCCGGCGTCGCGTGTCGGCCGAGACCGGTCGCTTGCCGCTGAGGGCATAGGAGACGGTGCTGATCGAGACACCGGCGGCCTTGGCCACCTCATCGATCTTCGCCATGAGGACTCCGTCGTCAGGTGTGGGGTGAGGACTATCGAAGCGCTTCGCGGAAGCGTTTCGACGATGCTGGCACATCCTCCGCGGGAAGCACAAGAGGTTTGAGGCAGATCACAACAAATGGATGCTGACGTCGCCCGCGGCATCCGCTCTCGTCGATTTCCGAGTTTGCGAAGAACGGGGAGCATCGGTCATAATCAGCGCATGACTGACGACGCACGCTCTCTGTCCGCCTGGGAGGCGAACGGGACTGCCGGCATGATGGTGGCCGGCCGCGTTGTCATGTGTTGTCGAATGTGCCGCTGACTCGGTAATCCCGCCGGACATCAGCGTCGCCGCTCCGCTTACCCGCGCAGGCGACGCGCGACACGTCCCCCGAGACTTCGTCCTTCTCGCGCATCACTGAGCGCAGCGGATGTCTCGAGCCCGGCCCCACCGGCCGATTTCGCAGCACTTCTCCGAACCCCGACTCCGCGGGTTCCGCTCCCTCGAGGAACATCATCATGTCGACCACCGCTCTTCTCGACCGTCCCGCCCCCGCCCGTCACCTGCGAGCCGTTCCGCGCGTCAGTGACGACACCCCCGCAGCCGCGACGACGCCCGCCGCCGCGCAGGCCGCCGCGCCCCGACCCGCCACGGGCGCCACGCAGCGCCACCTTCCGCCCGGCACCGCTCCGCGCGGCTTCGCCCTCTACGTCGGGTTCGACGAGGCGAAGGCACAGGCCTCGGGCGTGAGCCTTCCCGTCCTCGTCGACGCGCTGCGCCGCACCCTCGCCGAGCTCGCCCCCGATGCCGAAACCTACGCCACGGTGGCCCTCGCCCCTGCCGGCGCCGGCGGCCGCGACGTCGACGTCGTGCGCCTCGCCCTCCAGGAGCCCGCCGCGGTCGCCCGCACCAAGCCCGACGAGCCCGAAGAGCACGACGAGACGGTCCGCGGTGTGGTCGTTGACATCTCGCGCAAGCGCGTCGTCATCGACGGCGAGTCGGCGGCGCTGACCTTCAAGGAGTTCGAGCTGCTGCAGTACCTGGTCCTGCGTGAGGGGCGCACGATCGAGCGCGCCGAGCTGGTGGCCTCCCTCTGGCAGGGCGCCGAGGAGCACGACGCCCCGGGCGAGCGCACCATCGACGTGCACGTCCGGCGTCTGCGGGCCAAGCTCGGCCGCTACGAGGACATCGTCCGCACCGTCCGCGGTGTCGGCTACCGCTTCGACCGTCACGCCGACGTCGTCATCCGGTTCGGCCACGGAACGCCCTCGCCCGACCGCTTCTGATCAGCCCGGCGCGGCCGTCCTCACCGCAGCGACTCGGCGACCGTGTCCCACCACCGCACCGCGGCGGCGCGGTGCGGCTCGAACCGCCCCGCCGCCGCATCGGCGATCTCCACGCGTCGTGCGTCGAGCTCGCGCAGGCGTTCCGGCGCGCCGCCCAGGTCATCGAGATCGACGACGCCCGTCTGACCCCAGTGCCCGAGCGCGCCACTGAGCTTGATCCGCGTGTAGTCGTCGGCGGCGAGACCGAGGACCGGCACGCCCGCGGGGGCGGCGAAGACCGCCGGGTGGTATCTGCTCGTGACGAGCAGCCGCGCGCGACGCGCCAGCGCCGCCGCACCCCGGGAATCACCGCTCGGCAGAACGCGGCTCTCGCGCGTCATCCGCTCCCGCACCCGCTCGTGCAGCGCCGCATCGCCCATCGGCTCCGCGCCGGCGGACACCGGACCGAAGTGAGCGTGGAAGATGACGGGCCCGACGGCGTCGGACGCGGCATCCAGCAACCGGGCGATCCTGCTCTCGACGACGTCGGCGGGCCGTCCTGCGAACCACCCCGACAGGCTCACGAGAACGTACGGCTCGGACGGCGGGTCCTCGCTGCCGACGAGGAAGGAGGCGTCGTCCACGCCGGCGTGGACCTGGGCCCCCCACGACCGGGCGAGTGCGGCCGAGTCGTGCTCGCGCACCCCCGTCCACGCGGCGTCACGGGTCATGACGGCGACGCGTTCGGCGTCTTCGGCAACGAGGTCGGGCCCGAAGGTCTGACCGCTCACGACCACCGGAAGCCCCCGCGCGCGGGCCATCGCCGCGAGCGTGGTCCGCTCGTACACGTGAACCGGCCAGCGCGAAGCGAGGTTGCCGCCGCCGGCGATGAGCACGCCCGAGGCTTCGCTCAGCGCGTCGAGGGCTCCGCGAGCGGGGTCCCCCGACGCCAGCTCGGCCTCACCGGCCGCCGCGGCGCGAAGGAGCGATGCGCGCTCGCGCGCCACCGCACGTTCGAGTCCGACGAAACCCAGGCGATCGACGGTGGCCAGCCCATAGCGTGCCGCCGACTCCTCCGGCGCGGAGGACACCCCGATGACGCGTCCACCGCGGTCGGCGAGCTCGACGGCCGCAACCTCGAACATCGCCTCGTCACCGATGTGGATGATGCCGCCGAGCACCCCGATGTCGCCGATGGTCAGTACGTTCACGCATGGTCCTTTCCCGTCAAGCCGGTCCTCCGGCACCCGGACAACCGTAGACTTCCGAGCGGGTCACCGCACCTCGTCCGATCGCCGATCGGGCGGTGACCGCTTCGGAGGCAGCGATGGGCATCCAGACGGCGATGGACCGCATCATCGAAGCGCCCACGATCGTGCAGGCTCTGCAGGCCGCCGACGACGTCGCGTTCGAGGCAGGGCGCGACCCGGGGGTCCGCACCCTGCGCGTGTTGTCGGCCGCCCTCGTCGGCACCGACGACATCGCGGCGATCGCCGCCGTCCATGCCCTCGCCGAGATGAACGACGAAGCGGCCGGCGCCCTGCTGGTGACCCTCCTCGGCGATGAGCGCCGCTTCGTCGTCGAGCACGCCGCCTGGGCTCTCGGGCGTCGTCCCGCCCGCGCCGCCGCGATCGCGCCCCTCATCTCCCTGGTCATCGCCGGCGGTTTCACCGGAATGCTCGCCCAGCACACGCTGGAGAAGTGGGCGGCCGGCAGCGGCGAACTCCTCGCCGTCGCCCTGCTCAGCGCCACCACCGGCGAGGTCGGCGTCGAGGCTCGTGTGCGCCTCACCGAGACGCTCGGTCTGGTGCGTCATCCGCTCACGACGGCGCCGCTGTGCAGCCTCGCCGCCGACACGTCATCCCCCGCGATCGTTCGCGAGGCGGCGATCGCCGCTCTCGGGCAGCGCGCCGATGCGGACGTCATCGCTCACCTCGAAGACCTCGTCGCCGAGGGAGGCCTCACCGGCGACCTCGCACGCCTCGCGCTCATCGATGCCGATCCGCCGCACACCCGCACCTCGGCCGACGACGCCGGTGGCGAGGGGGGCCTCACCGTCGCCCAGCTCTTCCTCCACGCCGACATCGATCCCGCCCTCTCGTCCTCCGGCGCCGGCGACAACGGCGGCATCGCGACGCTGCTCGTGCGACTCGGCGACGCCCTCATCTCCGACAGCTCGGTGGTCGATCGCGTGCTCACCCTCTCGCGCGGGACGGTTGCGCAGGCGGGTCCCGACCTGCTGCAGATGGCCGGCGGCGAGCGCGGCCACCTCTACGGACATGTGCCGTTGACGAGCATCCCGGCCTCGTCGGCGACCGCCTGGCATCTGCGGGTGACGGTGCGTCGCGGCATCCGTCGTCTTCTGCGCGCCGCGGGGCGGGTCGACGTGCTGCACCTGAGGATGGCGGATGTCGGGAGCCTCGCCGCCGCTGATGTCGCGCGTGAGCTCGGCATCCCGACGGTGTTCACCGTCGCGCCCGATCCGCACAGTGTGATCGCCTCACTCGAGCGGTCGGGACGGCTGTCGCGTGAGGACTTCGGCGAGATCGACCGCACCGAGCACTTCTGGTTCCGCAGCCACCTGGTCCAGAGTCTTGCCGCTTCGGCCGCCCACTCGGTCTTCTTCCCCCGGCCCGAGCTCGAGCGCGACATGCGGGCGCTCATCGGCATCGACCTCACCTCCCATCCCGAGCGCCACACCGTCGTCGCCGAGGGCGTGGACCTCGCGGTCGTCGACGACGCCCTCTCCCGCGCCGTCGGGGTCGCGGCCGGCGCCGAGCCCGACGGCTCCATCGCCGAGCTCGCGGCTCTGATCGACGACCTCGCCCCCGACCGCCGCGGACTCCCGCTGCTCGTCACCGTCGGTCGGATGCACCGCATCAAGGGGATGGCCGCGCTCGTCGAGGCATGGTCCGCAAGCGACCTGTCCGCCCGCGCGAACCTGCTCGTCGTCGGCGGTGACCTCGCACACCCGTCAGGTGATGAGCAGCAGCAGCTCGACCTGATCGACGGCTCGGTCCCCCCGCCCGAGCGGGCCGAGCGCGGCCTCGTCGTGGCGGGTCACCGCTCGAACGACGTCGCGGCCGCCTGGCTCGCCGCAGCTCGGTTCGGCATCCCCGGCAGCGTCGCCCCGGGCGGCGCGTACGTCTGCGCGAGCGTCAAAGAGGAGTTCGGCCTGGCGATCCTCGAGGCGATGGCCACAGGGCTCGTCGTCGTCGCCCCCGACAGCGGGGGACCTGCCACCTACGTCGACGATGGCGACACCGGCTTCCTCACCGACACCGCCGACCGGGAGGCCCTCGTCACGGCGATCGGGCGGGCGCTCGATGCTGCGGCCGACGCAGATCCGCGCCGCGCCGCACGCTCGCGCACGCTTGTGGCCGAACGCTTCACGATCCAGGGCATGGCGGCCACCCTCACCCCGATGTATCAGAACGTCGCCCGGCACGAGGCGGAGCTGCGCCGCACCGCGGGACTGCTGACGTGACGCTCCTCGTCATCAGCCCCGACTACGCCTCGCACCTCCTCCCCCTCGCAGCGCTCGCGACGGCCTGGCAGAGCGCCGGCGACGACGTCGTGGTCGCCACAGGCCCCGCAACCGCGCCGATCGTGGCGGAGTTCGGGTACCGGCGCACCGACCTCCCCCTCGGGCGCGGAGCCAATGCCCGTGTCATCCGATCGTCGGAGCAGGATGCCGCGGAGGCGGCGTCTCTCGAGGGGTTCTTCGCCGCCACCCGGCGGGGCATGGTGCCCACGCTCGCCTACCAGGCGCGGGAGCGCCTGACCGACCTGATGTGGCAGCCGGTCGAGCGGGCCCGCGCGACACTGGCGGTCATCGATGAGGTCGCGCCCGATGCCATCCTCGTCGATCACCTCGCCTTCAGCGCGCGGCTCGCGCTCCACACCGCGGGGATCGCCTACGGCGACGTGGTGCTGGGGCATCCCAGCGCGCTGCCGGTACCGGGCGAGGTGTACGGCTACCCGCCGGCGTGGCCGTCGACCCTCCGGCCCGACCCGGCGGAGCTCGCCGACCTGCGGGCGCTCTGCGACGAGGTCGCTCGCCGCTTCACCGACCAGTGGAACACCACCGCCGTGGCGTTGGACCCCGGCGCGAGGGCGGTCGACGACGCCTTCATGGTGCACGGCGAGACCACGCTGTTCAACTATCCCGCCGAGCTCGCCGAGGGCGATGGACGGATGCTGCCGCCCCACCGCTTCCTCGGGTCCACACCGCGCGAGGAGCCTGCCGCCGACGACGTCGACGCCTGGATCGCGCGCGGAGAGCCGTTCGTGTACGTCAGCCTCGGAAGTTTCCTGTCGGTTCGCGACGACGTGCTCGCGCGCATCGCCGACGCGCTCCGCCGCGCCGGCCTCCGCGCGGCGATCGCGACGGGCACGACCCCGGCCTCGGCCCTCGGCGACGTGCCCGCCGGATGGCTCGTCGCCGACTACCTGCCTCAGGTGCGCCTGCTCGGCGCGGCCGCGGCAGCGGTCACCCACGGCGGCAACAATTCCGTCACCGAGGCGGTCGGCCAGGGCGTACCCCTCGTCGTCCTCCCCTTCTCGACCGACCAGTTCGCCGGGGCCGCCGCGATCGAGCGCACCGGCACCGGCCGCGCGCTCGACCCGAATCTCGACGACGTCGACGCCCTCGCCGAGGCGCTCGGGGAGGTCGCCGATCCGGGCTTCGCGGGTCGAGCGGTGCTCGAACGCATGGCGGCGGCGCAGCACGCGCACCCGGGGCCGCTCATCGCCTACGAGTCGCTCGCGCGGGCGGCACGCGGAGTCAGCTGACGGCGATGCTCAGCTGACCGCGTCCGGCACGGCGTCGGGTTCCCCGCCGAGTTCCGCCAGCACTGCGGCATCCAGGTCGTCGTAGCCGAAGACCAGCGCGGCCATCCGGTCGGGATCGTGCGCGGCGTCGCGATAGCGCTCCATCCGCGCCGCATTGGCGTCGTAGGCGGTACCGGCACGCACCTCTCCGACGTGGTGCAGGGCGTACACCCGACCCCGATGGCGGCGCGGAGGTGCGCCCAGGAGCGTCGTGTGCGCCAGGTACCAGGCGGCGTCTTCGAAGCCCCAACCGCGGAAGCCCTCGTCCTGTCCCCCGTGCGCCGCCCAGGTGCGGGGCGTCGCCACATAGATCCCCGAGCAGGCGCCGTCGACGAACTGCTCGACCGTGCAGCGTTCGAGGGGCACGCCGGCGGCGTAGTCGGCCGACCCGGTGCGGCCGAGCCAGCGGTACTCGTCGTAGGGCAGGTGCACCAGATCGCTCGTCGCGGCCGCACGGATGGCGGCGAGCAGCGGCTCGCGCTCGGGAATGGTGTCGGCGTCACCGATGACCACCACCTCGTCGATCGCCGCATCGCGCATCGCGGCGTTGCGACAGGCGGCCAGCACGAACGGATCATCTCCGGTGTCGATCGTCAGGATCGGAACCCCCGGGAGGTTCTGCTGATACCAGGCGACGACGCGATCGAAGGCGTCCAGACGTGACGGCGCGGGGCGCCAGGGGATCACGATTCTCACTGCGGGCACGACGGGAGTGATCAATGCACCTTCCTTTCCTCGGCGAGCATAAGCGACGGCGGACCCCTCGCGGACACGGGACCTGATGTCGGTGGACGGGCGTACCGTGAGGGGGTGACCTCGCCCGTTCCGCCCCGGCTTCCGCGGCGGTCGGGCGCGCGGTTACGCCCCGATCTCGCAGCCGTGCCGGGCACCCCCGCGAGCGGCCCGCC encodes the following:
- a CDS encoding sugar ABC transporter permease, which produces MSAVPFVRAPRTKLPPEEPLIPQRRGGGTAGYWLYLMPGLVLVTVIVVVPLVWNIYLSFTDWRGIRPPEFIGLENWIELFGDATFWTSFVNSIWMIVAMVIFPTLIGLVLAALLFDVIGRKYGGRLASFLRATYYLPQILPAAIAGIVIGWILRPQDGALNTILESIGLGFLAQNWLGSPDTALGSIMVVLVWIQIGYPVVVFMAALQRVDPELYEAAELDGANWFQRFRAITVSIIRPEIYVVTLTCTIAALKVFGPVYVLTRGGPGDSTIVPAYYAYSEFFQSQQVGYGATIATALTVVIAVVSILFIRAQNAAERKERAGL
- a CDS encoding carbohydrate ABC transporter permease; the encoded protein is MATTLAVTTAPKTGRRSNRPPKARGGMTRKNGVDWLMLAFAIVAAILIAAPFYLILINSFKSPADYSTGGPLALPSAIYLDGIAAFWERVNFPQKVWNSVFISGTVAILAVLISVLNAFAIGIGRIRGRSWIVLLFLLANLLPQEALLYPLYYMFREVGLYNNVWSVIIVFTVIQAAFGTYLLSAVYGTFPKEVLEAAAIDGASRWQILWRVIFPISRPTLSVLLIFFIIWTWNEFLIPLTFLVSNENQTVPVAISLLQGERLMDVTTTSASALLGLIPTLLFFLIFQRTLTRGITAGAVK
- a CDS encoding nucleotide disphospho-sugar-binding domain-containing protein, translating into MTLLVISPDYASHLLPLAALATAWQSAGDDVVVATGPATAPIVAEFGYRRTDLPLGRGANARVIRSSEQDAAEAASLEGFFAATRRGMVPTLAYQARERLTDLMWQPVERARATLAVIDEVAPDAILVDHLAFSARLALHTAGIAYGDVVLGHPSALPVPGEVYGYPPAWPSTLRPDPAELADLRALCDEVARRFTDQWNTTAVALDPGARAVDDAFMVHGETTLFNYPAELAEGDGRMLPPHRFLGSTPREEPAADDVDAWIARGEPFVYVSLGSFLSVRDDVLARIADALRRAGLRAAIATGTTPASALGDVPAGWLVADYLPQVRLLGAAAAAVTHGGNNSVTEAVGQGVPLVVLPFSTDQFAGAAAIERTGTGRALDPNLDDVDALAEALGEVADPGFAGRAVLERMAAAQHAHPGPLIAYESLARAARGVS
- a CDS encoding winged helix-turn-helix domain-containing protein yields the protein MSTTALLDRPAPARHLRAVPRVSDDTPAAATTPAAAQAAAPRPATGATQRHLPPGTAPRGFALYVGFDEAKAQASGVSLPVLVDALRRTLAELAPDAETYATVALAPAGAGGRDVDVVRLALQEPAAVARTKPDEPEEHDETVRGVVVDISRKRVVIDGESAALTFKEFELLQYLVLREGRTIERAELVASLWQGAEEHDAPGERTIDVHVRRLRAKLGRYEDIVRTVRGVGYRFDRHADVVIRFGHGTPSPDRF
- a CDS encoding glycosyltransferase; the encoded protein is MTASEAAMGIQTAMDRIIEAPTIVQALQAADDVAFEAGRDPGVRTLRVLSAALVGTDDIAAIAAVHALAEMNDEAAGALLVTLLGDERRFVVEHAAWALGRRPARAAAIAPLISLVIAGGFTGMLAQHTLEKWAAGSGELLAVALLSATTGEVGVEARVRLTETLGLVRHPLTTAPLCSLAADTSSPAIVREAAIAALGQRADADVIAHLEDLVAEGGLTGDLARLALIDADPPHTRTSADDAGGEGGLTVAQLFLHADIDPALSSSGAGDNGGIATLLVRLGDALISDSSVVDRVLTLSRGTVAQAGPDLLQMAGGERGHLYGHVPLTSIPASSATAWHLRVTVRRGIRRLLRAAGRVDVLHLRMADVGSLAAADVARELGIPTVFTVAPDPHSVIASLERSGRLSREDFGEIDRTEHFWFRSHLVQSLAASAAHSVFFPRPELERDMRALIGIDLTSHPERHTVVAEGVDLAVVDDALSRAVGVAAGAEPDGSIAELAALIDDLAPDRRGLPLLVTVGRMHRIKGMAALVEAWSASDLSARANLLVVGGDLAHPSGDEQQQLDLIDGSVPPPERAERGLVVAGHRSNDVAAAWLAAARFGIPGSVAPGGAYVCASVKEEFGLAILEAMATGLVVVAPDSGGPATYVDDGDTGFLTDTADREALVTAIGRALDAAADADPRRAARSRTLVAERFTIQGMAATLTPMYQNVARHEAELRRTAGLLT
- a CDS encoding polysaccharide pyruvyl transferase family protein is translated as MNVLTIGDIGVLGGIIHIGDEAMFEVAAVELADRGGRVIGVSSAPEESAARYGLATVDRLGFVGLERAVARERASLLRAAAAGEAELASGDPARGALDALSEASGVLIAGGGNLASRWPVHVYERTTLAAMARARGLPVVVSGQTFGPDLVAEDAERVAVMTRDAAWTGVREHDSAALARSWGAQVHAGVDDASFLVGSEDPPSEPYVLVSLSGWFAGRPADVVESRIARLLDAASDAVGPVIFHAHFGPVSAGAEPMGDAALHERVRERMTRESRVLPSGDSRGAAALARRARLLVTSRYHPAVFAAPAGVPVLGLAADDYTRIKLSGALGHWGQTGVVDLDDLGGAPERLRELDARRVEIADAAAGRFEPHRAAAVRWWDTVAESLR
- a CDS encoding extracellular solute-binding protein, whose protein sequence is MARITRKTTARAATAGGALVATALVLSACAGGSGGESDDTLTLWHYEGENSAMGIAWDEAIRIFEEETGATVEFEERSFEQIRSTASQVLNSDEAPDLMEFNKGNATAGFLASQGLITDITEAVEEYGWDDQLAPALQTTARYTDEGVMGSGAWYGVPNYGEFVTVYYNKDAFAEAGLEVPTTYDEFIAVLDAFVAQGVTPLAEGGLEYPLGQLWYQLALSQADRQWVNDYQLYENPVDWSGEEITYATETVKEYLDAGYFSPDVTGIAAEDAGLSFINGTSPIFVSGSWWYGRLVDEITDFEFGVFPFPGSDLSLGSSGNIWVVPERAANKDLAYEFIDITMRPEVQALIGNNGGLPVAADEADITDEKSLELIQAFNAVNEADGLSFYPDWPTPTFYDALVAELQELVNGTKTPAEVQQSLGEEYDSYVADFR
- a CDS encoding LacI family DNA-binding transcriptional regulator, which translates into the protein MAKIDEVAKAAGVSISTVSYALSGKRPVSADTRRRIEEAVQRLGYSPNAGARMLAGRRTRIFALTEPLRKDTHAPTHMAFVLATAVAARRNDYDVLLLTDEDAQAGMRRVASNRLVDAILVLDVAPDDPRVALAREIDTPTVFIGVPNDNEGLVCVDLDFKAATREAVARIARTGHARIGLVGQPEVTYSRSNFPPRVRDEFLAAAGMFGVAAEFRATGHEYATDATVRAATGELLDAGVTALVLHCPEESHRAVLAELAGRGLRVPDDISVISVAPTFDTSALPRPLDALPLVPQASCDLAVDLALTFFDGDRPAPGIRLIPPAYLDHGSLARVPDAPSAAVAGSAVA